The Leguminivora glycinivorella isolate SPB_JAAS2020 chromosome 4, LegGlyc_1.1, whole genome shotgun sequence genome segment agtgtagattttaggaaataaaataaccttgcaaatgtttaatgtatttcctaaaaaaccggccaagtgcgagtcgggctcgcgcacaaagggttccgtagcagcaaatataataaaccaataacttaaccaaaattacagttaaatcaacctatctcaaaaactataagagatactttgatcaaaccaaaaatcgttgaaagagttaattagcatgcatcacctctattttttttagaattttataccccgtagttataaaaatagaggggggggacatactttttacgactttgagagctgatatctcaaaaaccgttcactttaagaaaaatgttttttagaaaactttatatcattttaaaagacctttccattgataccccacacgggtatgtacatcgaaaaaaaaattttcatccctcagttacatgtatgggggccccacccccaattcttttttttactatttagtgtcataattttgtagcggttcatacaacacatattcccatcaaatttcatcactgtagtacttatagtttccgagtaaatcggctgtgacagacggacagacggacagacggacagacggacagacggacatgacgaaactataagggttccgtttttgccattttggctacggaaccctaaaaagataaatgttcttatcagaatattcaaaaaattgataatatttcaaataatttaattttactacggggttattattttttaatcaaatttttctgacaacgtctatgacctagaatttcctagacttttccattccacgtccatctttcatgaagagccaatgccaagtgattggttcgccaatgtgtaaactgcggctcttatcttggccaaggggtttcacaaagggttggcgGAACCGTttgccatatgtgtacagcggccattaatTGTAAACTGtaagaaataatactaaatcggAAGGAACGCACATGTCTGGCAAATTTCACTTGATTTTGTGTGAAAATTGTTTTGTGGCTATGCCAAAGAAAAAACCAGATTTAGGTCGTCGAAGTAACACAAATGTTCAAAGAGCAAGCCAGCGTGCTAATCGCAGCGATGACCAACGAGAGGCAGCTAATGAAAACAGCCGCATTAGTATGTCACAATTGCGTTCGATCATAATTTTGCTGCACTATTGCCATTTGTAAACAGGTATTGGTAGGtggtgtaaataaatgtattttataacaattatgagcatttttatttcttataattttactataataTCTTTCAATcaataaacataatataacacTATAACacttattattatacaattcAATACTATACTAATTATGTAGGTGCCATCATTGCttcgtgttatttttttattttaaatttgctagcacttttatttacataatatctTTATATGTGAATACcctataataaatgaatataagtGAAAAACAAAACTGTCCTAAGTTGGCTTTAATAATTGCTTAACCTACTATGTTTTTTTGTTCAACTTGGCCGCAACTAAgtggaaataataataaatgtatggACAATTTCGTTATTTCCACTTACTTGCGGTGTTTTTGGGAAATCACAGATTTTTGAGATAACGCCTAAATAAACTGTCAGTCCGACCCGCTGTCTCCATTTGATTCGGAGCGACTGGGACTTCTCAGCAGCACTGGTGAACTCCGAGCGTCGTCGCAAATTGGTTCGGTGATTATTGGCTGCGAAACAGAATTCTTCTCCGTCTGCGGATGACTTATAATGGATTTTTGGCTCTCTTCTATTTCATCTAATTCTTCAAAACTTACTTCTAAAGCAGGAAAACCGCCGTCTTGCTCCACTTTCTGGGAATTCGCAGACATTTGTGGAAAAACTATTTTCGATTTAATTTTGTTGGTAAGGTTCTGTTTTTGTAATTCAGCACGATATTTTCTTTTCGTTCTGGATAAATTGTTACCACATTTCACGCAATAGTTGTATGAATCTGCAGTTACAATTCCACATTCGTCGCATTTTAGCAATCTCTTGGAGCATTTTGAACAGAAACTTTGTTTACTCCGCCTTTCCATCCATTTGCCGCAGAATGGACAATGCATATTTAAAATTTGCTGTTTCGCTGATAAGTTTTAGGTTTTAGTTCAAAAGTTCAAAACTCAACAATCTTTCAACAATGAAATGAAGTTGTCCAATTTTATACTTCACAAAAGCAATTTAAAgtattatggccgctgtacacatatggccaacggttccaccaaccctttgtgaaaccccttggccaagataagagccgctgtttacacattggcgaatcaatcacttggcattggctcttcatgaaagatggacgtggaatggaaaagtctaggaaattctaggtcatagacgttgtcagaaaaatttgattaaaaattaataaccccgtagtaaaattaaattatttgaaatattaacaattttttgaatattctgataagaacatttatcttttttaggaaatacattaaacatttgcaaggttattttatttcctaaaatctacactattattggcatagataaacttattattttcgtaaatatttcactactgtcctctctgacggttgacgaccaactgaatgaaggtATGTGTAATTGTGTGTATTAAATAGAAGGTACGctataatgtaattaaaaatgTAGCTACTTAATTGTGTCAAGTAAAAATGGTCACTTCTTTGCCTTGCCCCATGTTTTGCGCCTCCAAGTATAAGGCGATTCGAAGTACGCCGGGCAGCTAgtatccttataaaatcaatctataagggctaaacactcatagtagttttaaaatagcattcattatgccagagttccttatagcggctcattataagagaatttggcctaatagtacatttactcttataatttggtcatgtacacgttaataagtcaaatttatatgactgcaataagggtttaaaaatatttactcttatattagctcattataagaggatttggccaatagtacatttactcttataacttggccatgtacacgttaataagtccaatttatatgactgcaataagggtttataaatatttactcttatagtagctcattataagagaatttggtcaatagtacatttactcttataacttggccatgtacacgttaataagtccaatttatatgactgcaataagggtttaaaaatatgtattcttatagaagccatttaaaatgccttttcgctgtataatattcaaagcactataaaagcttttgttatggccaattattcttataaaagtaatgcataagataactatgatgctttatgcctcataggagcatattataaaacgtctatccagcaaacaaattatagcattttataaagtgtttaaaagaattaaagcaatacattttctcttatacaataattataaaggcattattcttgaaagtgtcgtattaaaagtttttataaaacttgattcgtcattttgaaaatccagcgaatgtgaacaatctgatcccaacttatcgattagtggttccgtagaggatgccattatggaataattataagaatatgcaggcaagcagcagtgacagtaatacaggtatatcgttaaatgatgaattgagtttggatttagcttaataattatattttttgttcttatttaaggtgtctgtagctctgcggtgaaaaatgttaaggtatatacagcggggccgcggggcagatctcgactggagggcaaatgtaactggtccattgtttccatgttttacaatgtttacattattagagtgtccaccggttataccagactagcatgcactcggaggtggccaattatacataactgagcgtataagagactattaccaaggcactcagtttttttatccatcagtacctactaatattaatttttaagattaactttattaaaataagttccaaaagtgtattccttactttatggactttggtctgaaataaaaaaaaatcttttattgcggattatcattgtgaattttggacgatctgaataagtcaatacaatgttcggctattttaagaagaaaccgattttatatgtagtccttttgggactaagacagattaaaattgaggacaaataaagacaaactcactgtttttaagatatttatttatgtgcgacgaaaccaaaccgatacaagtaactttataagattaatattttcagttctattgctcacgatgttgctgtttcaatgagtctacatacttcaaaatattaatatattcttcagagcgcctacacggtggtagaaattgtaattaacctatcagtaaatttccaaaataataagtagtttcttttatcgaggtcttcatcaaattcacaaaagatatattgattttcgttttcttgttttgaattatcagcgccatctttgcttggtgtgattttcttacaacctaaactatttcctgcgtcctcttccattttgcatgttttttgatccaccactccgggcttatttttgggtgtaagtaatgattgtaactgattttctccatcagaatatgtgccgttttgtagttcatctgtaataaaaaaaaatatttatttgaagtcttaggctaggctgtttatagttatcgacacaaagtccattgtgatggcggtactgaaatcgtctgtggttttcaatagcacttacttactaagaggaggagaagagttctcatcttcacgtcactaaaaacggctgactatgtatctcatccacagattctgtaacaataaccataataataaatatcaaatagagtatatgactcagcatttacaataaatcaataggaagtaataaaataaggcaccagaagattaaatattccgaagcacaagtttgttttaaattgaaaattctaggtataacttcctaatgaaatattgaaaatatcagtagtacctgacatgctgcggactacacggttttattttgttctatgccggttaatcgaaccaaacctttatcaaagcgttccccaaaataccggtttaaaaagaacggtctttcgaacaaaaatgcaatttcaaaggtttgcgccaagtacatgataactagacagcggatttcaggtagcgatttaaatattaatatggatatgaatagtgcaatttattaaatacatgtcatgtggtttataatctattattattacctacatcgcacaccacaaacttcactgaataattagattaaattaatgttattttttcaacaaactacatttaaaaaaaagtattttattctaaataatggactttcaatttaaatatatataagaagagaattattttcctttttttattctttgagccataatagaagtttttactgtgcaatgcgcagaagaaatattaaagaaataagtatattttttatttttatttattatcattataatttttgcccaatattcacaaaagcatccaaaaagggttttactttcccatacattttttcgtgtgtagaaaaaataataaatattgtatgcgagtcatattcatattaatatttaaatcgctacctgaaatctgctctctaacgataacgttatgaatttttaactggtatccgttacaaatatttaactagatggtaaggttcgggatttcactaattgtgagaaggaaccctaaagatatataaaatggcgaatcataagtaacaccggtggctattataaagtttttactcttatagagtatttgtaaatgatgtgcttactgcttttactcttataacagccttgctcaagacatgtcaaaattaattaaccgcatttttagtacaaaaccgttgaaatacaagggcgcattaataatacaacacattttatatcacatttcaccatgaaattggattcccacacagttttcataataaataagcaaataattgtaatatgtaaaagttaacttaccgtttactaacttgcaaaatggatgacttgatgatgatgtacacataaatcactacgaaaagcacaataaacttttaaaacagcatcctgtttcgccgttatgagttttactcccttatatctgatgatcacaaaacgtgtacaagagctattgcccttattaaagctttgaatatgattcttacaagtataattgcctttattaaagctttaaatatgattcttattagtacattagccttttaaaagcacttttcttgccattataaggttaactttcttattgcatgccataataaagcacgtacaagataagaaagctaataatatagcaactacaagggggatataaggtttttggccttataaggtgtgcccaaatgccctcttgtaaagggtttacaaggttattataagagtactatttttggcattataagccactataagactaatttttgttagttgggaagggcacttttacatgtcaacaattacaataaatactcaatataaatttaattaagtacaaagctactatatATGTCATTATGTTCCATGACTTCTAAAATCCCACCAATAAATTTTCATGTAAAATGTTGCCAAGACACCAAGACTGATCTCTTATAACTCTACGAGCCCTAACTTTGCAGGTCTACATCTTAGTCAAAGTATGGGGCTTAGACAGACAAGAGGTATGCAATAACTAACAAACTGAGTTGATTAATTACCAAtttaatatgtaaatattttgtcATCTAAACATTTtagttattaatgttattgatataacactttaagggctttgtacacatatttaaagtcacaagAGGTATGCAATTaatctaacattatttttatcaaCTAACAAactgaaaaaagtaaaaataatgttaattaccAATTTAAGATGTAAATATTTCGTCATCTAAATtgatgttaataaataaaaaataagttgcCAGTGACCCTACTATCCTGCGCAGCATCTAACGTTGACAAattggtattaaaaaaatacaataaaaaagttACCTTATCCTCGTTGAGATATGGACACTGATATTCTGGGTCATACTCGTCTAAACAATTATATTCTTCAGCTAGTTTTGATACTTCTCGCCAAGTAAACTTAGTCCTGTCTGCCAACAACTTTGACAGCGTGGATTTGCCGACACCAGGGGTACCTATAGATTTAGGAACAGAAATTTAATAGATTTATTATCTGGTACGGCTCATGAGTTGACTTTATGTACAgaaacgcctgtatcccataaaaagaacacatgaaactactaaattgccactcttggcaaataaggggttgaaagaaaacgaaactgtgacattgcagtgacaggttgccagcctctcgcctacgccacaatttgacttctacgacacccacgggaagaaagggggtggtgaaattcttaacccgtcaccacacaggctaccTCCACGCACctgttattaaaatatttggGACCTGCCTCGGATGGGATGCCATGCTGCTATTGTTATCTCATTAATTTTGCTTATAGTTATGTAgctgtaaattattattaatttcgcattaaatttattaatcaACAACTACAAAACCAACGTGAAGAACTTGAGATTTACTGTCAAAGTGACACTGACGTAAGCTTACGTTTAGAAACTCAAGACAAGttttacctttttagggttccgtagtcaactaggaacccttatagtttcgccatgtttgtctgtccgtccgtccgtccgtccgtccgtccgcggataatcttagtaaccgttagcactagaaagctgaaatttggtaccaatatgtatatcaatcacgccaacaaagtgcaaaaacaaaaaataaaaaaaatgttttattagggtaccccccctacatgtaaagtgggggctgattttttttttcattccaaccccaacgtgtgatatattgttggataggtattaaaaaatgaataagggtttactaagatcgttttttgataaaattaatattttcggaaataatcgctcctaaaggaaaaaaaagtgcgccaccccccctctaacttttgaaccatatgttaaaaaatatgaaaaaaatcacaaaagtagaactttataaatactttctaggaaaattgttttgaacttgataggtacagtagtttttgagaaaaatacggaaaactacggaaccctacactgagcgtggcccgacacgctcttggccggtttttttttatttacttaaggGATTGATAAACGCTCTGACACTGTTACAAATAAACGTAGCGCAGACGGGTAGACGCGATGCGAGATATATACAATGAGTTTAGAAGAATTTCAGAATCTaggccccgcgcacacggaggcaacagttgctcggcgactttcgtatttgtatgaaaagttgcgtcgcctcgtgtgcggcgcactttcatactaagccatggtcgcgacaaaaaagtcgccggcaacagttgcccgtgtgTGCGGGCCCTTAATTTTCATGCCGAAAAGCTACTTCCGGTTTAAGATTTTCAAAAACGTCTCAACAaattttataggttatgttgTGATATAAccttaaattattttatgttaaaatgttatttatggACTGAAAATACTATTTTTCATTGAAACAATATTAGTAAAAGATTAGTAGTGTGACATTGTTAATATGCGAATCTATAGACCAAGAGGCATAACAAGAGGTCAGATTATTCTCGTATCAGTTTTGGGTGTTTTTGGCGGAGTTTATATCTGGAGACCTCTTTTCGAAGAGTATTTCCCCAGGAATAAGCGCGTCTCCCAACCCGAGTCAGCTGCTGAAGTTAAATAAACATGGAAGCAGTCAAACGCTGGTTCAGCACTTCCAGCCCGCTGGTGAAAACCTTGATGGCTGTATCAGTCACATCTGGCCTGGTTGTGGTCCATAGGCTATTTTATGCACCCCATGTGCAGAGGAAAAGGTATCGGCAAGCCGAGGAATGGGCTAACATGATCATAGAACAAGAAGAAGCGGCTGAAGCCGCCCGACTGAGTGAACAACGTAACTCTTACTAAACTAATACCTATAGTTTACTTTACCTTAGTactttaattaatatattaaaatgtTGTAGTTTCATCTTGTTTCATTTACCTATTTCACCTACAACCTTCATTTCCTGGGGTTGTAGGTAGGCATGTTGGCCACTCTCCAGTCTTCATTCACCGGGAGGTAAGGTCATTGACATTGCATAGAGTTGTGGCACTAGTAGCGAGCGTTCACGGTCATCGATTTAGGTACATCTTATTAGACAGTTTGCGTAGTTTCAAAAGAGAAAGTTGAAGATAAATGGATTGAACAATCAACCCTTTTTCagagattttattttaccaa includes the following:
- the LOC125225717 gene encoding uncharacterized protein LOC125225717, with translation MEAVKRWFSTSSPLVKTLMAVSVTSGLVVVHRLFYAPHVQRKRYRQAEEWANMIIEQEEAAEAARLSEQRNSY